One Pantoea trifolii genomic region harbors:
- a CDS encoding anti-sigma factor family protein, whose translation MKAARFSSPYADEAIVAWLDGEMRADEALAFENELKRSEALSARTAELMKSNQPFAEAFAPMLDDAPLERMSPRLAHLLATTPSAPQVSRRALIAASVSFLLVGSGIGFLVRPTIKAEQGESEKIRELEAQYMSLYSAETLADVDSSPPVLQQSLARTARDLDLHFTPAQLTLPEATLKSVRMLRYDDALITQIAWNHSSYGPMALCISREDHQQTTDVAQEKRQGMNVVWWHKAGYQFVLIGRNPAQQLKKTAQALIQAMLA comes from the coding sequence GTGAAGGCAGCACGTTTTAGTTCGCCTTATGCGGACGAGGCCATCGTCGCCTGGCTGGATGGCGAGATGCGCGCGGATGAAGCGCTGGCGTTTGAAAATGAACTTAAGCGCAGCGAAGCGCTGTCGGCGCGCACTGCCGAGCTGATGAAAAGCAATCAACCTTTTGCTGAGGCCTTTGCGCCAATGCTGGATGACGCACCGCTGGAACGCATGTCGCCGCGCTTGGCGCATCTGCTGGCAACCACACCGTCCGCGCCGCAGGTCAGCCGCCGTGCGCTGATCGCCGCTTCGGTGAGTTTTTTGCTGGTGGGCAGCGGCATCGGTTTTCTGGTGCGACCGACAATAAAAGCTGAGCAGGGCGAAAGCGAAAAGATCCGCGAGCTGGAAGCACAATATATGTCGCTGTACAGCGCGGAAACGCTGGCCGACGTTGACAGTTCACCGCCGGTGTTGCAGCAATCGCTGGCGCGTACCGCGCGCGATCTCGATCTGCATTTCACGCCAGCGCAGTTAACGCTGCCGGAAGCGACGCTGAAGAGTGTGCGCATGCTGCGTTATGACGATGCGCTGATTACGCAAATTGCCTGGAATCACAGCAGCTACGGCCCAATGGCGCTGTGTATTTCGCGCGAAGATCATCAGCAAACCACGGATGTGGCGCAGGAGAAACGACAGGGGATGAATGTGGTGTGGTGGCATAAGGCGGGATATCAATTTGTATTGATTGGCCGAAATCCTGCGCAGCAGTTGAAAAAGACCGCGCAGGCATTAATACAGGCAATGCTGGCGTAG
- a CDS encoding sigma-70 family RNA polymerase sigma factor, which translates to MSKITSTEVRQHLAAHLARLWRYAMVLSRNRDVAEELVQSTCVRALERSAQYTPGTRIDRWLFSVLHSVWINELRAQRVRLGQGFVDSDELVAADQQQHDEQRRQYAKVMQRVSQLPEAQRNAVFLVYVEGFTYQEAADTLAVPIGTIMSRLAAARTTLASAATLRPAGQEKRL; encoded by the coding sequence ATATCAAAAATCACCAGTACTGAAGTCCGCCAGCATTTAGCGGCGCATTTGGCCCGCCTGTGGCGCTACGCCATGGTGCTGTCACGCAACCGCGATGTCGCCGAGGAACTGGTGCAATCGACCTGTGTCCGGGCGCTGGAGCGCAGCGCGCAGTACACGCCCGGCACGCGTATCGATCGCTGGCTGTTTAGCGTGCTGCATTCGGTGTGGATCAATGAACTGCGCGCGCAGCGGGTGCGCCTCGGGCAAGGCTTTGTCGACAGCGACGAGCTTGTTGCTGCGGATCAGCAACAGCATGATGAGCAACGCCGTCAATACGCCAAAGTGATGCAGCGAGTGAGTCAGTTGCCAGAAGCGCAGCGCAATGCGGTATTCCTGGTTTACGTCGAAGGATTCACCTATCAGGAAGCCGCCGATACGTTGGCGGTGCCGATTGGTACCATCATGAGTCGCCTCGCGGCGGCGCGCACGACCTTAGCCAGCGCAGCCACGTTGCGCCCGGCTGGACAGGAGAAACGTTTGTGA